Proteins co-encoded in one Pithys albifrons albifrons isolate INPA30051 chromosome 14, PitAlb_v1, whole genome shotgun sequence genomic window:
- the FAAH2 gene encoding fatty-acid amide hydrolase 2: MALSRAERWLALLLRLLSRACLALLALLPRAGPAPAGPAPARAVPPPRRALLLLPARRLAALLRARQVTCIEVVEAYVERIKEVNPLINAVVKDRFEEALQEARQVDKLLSEGPGDDYLEEKYPLLGVPITVKEAFSLHGMPNTSGLVNRRNVIATSDATVVSRLKQAGAIPLGVTNCSELCMWYESSNRVYGRTNNPYDLQRIVGGSSGGEGGVLAAACSVVGVGSDIGGSIRMPAFFNGVFGHKPTTGVVPNDGQFPNAHGVRTSFLCTGPMCRYAEDLEPVLRVMAGPGVSKLKLNEKVSLEKIKFHCMDHDGGSVFVSPVDKEILQAQKKVVEHIESDLGVQVQRVAIHKMKYSFQIWSAMMSSKDSNGQDAQRFTDLLGDHGKPVWPLWELMKWLVGMSSHTFPAIALGLTEKLMNLNHSGNAKLVSMGKSLQEEMEALLGQDGVLLYPSHPTIAPKHHSPICMPFNFAYTAIFNVLGLPVTQCPLGLGSEGLPLGIQLVAAAYNDHLTLAVAQYLEKAFGGWVLPGKV, translated from the exons ATGGCGCTGTCGCGCGCGGAGCGCTGGCTCGCGCTGCTGCTGCGGCTGCTGTCGCGCGCCTGCCTCGCGCTGCTCGCGCTCCTGCCGcgcgccggccccgcgcccgccgggCCCGCGCCCGCGCGCGCCGTCCCCCCGCCGCGCCGCgcgctcctgctgctgcccgcGCGGCGCCTCGCGGCGCTGCTCCGCGCGCGGCAG GTGACGTGCATCGAGGTGGTGGAGGCGTACGTGGAGAGGATCAAGGAGGTGAATCCCCTCATCAACGCCGTCGTCAAGGACAG GTTTGAGGAGGCCCTGCAGGAAGCCCGGCAGGTCGATAAGCTGCTTTCAGAGGGCCCTGGAGATGACTATCTGGAGGAGAAGTACCCCTTGTTGGGAGTTCCCATCACTGTCAAGGAGGCCTTTTCTCTCCACG GGATGCCCAACACCTCTGGATTGGTCAACCGCCGGAACGTGATCGCCACCTCGGATGCCACGGTGGTGTCGCGGCTCAAGCAGGCAGGTGCCATCCCTCTGGGTGTCACCAACTGCAGTGAGCTCTGCATGTGGTACGAGTCCAGCAACAGAGTCTACGGGCGGACCAACAACCCCTACGACCTGCAGAGGATTGTGGGTGGCAGCTCAG GTGGGGAGGGTGGtgtcctggcagctgcctgctcAGTTGTAGGTGTGGGCTCTGACATCGGCGGCAGCATCCGGATGCCTGCCTTCTTCAATGGAGTCTTCGGCCATAAACCCACCACAG GGGTGGTGCCTAACGATGGCCAGTTCCCAAACGCTCATGGAGTGCGGACCAGCTTCCTGTGCACGGGGCCCATGTGCCGCTACGCGGAGGACCTGGAGCCGGTGCTGAGAGTCATGGCTGGTCCCGGGGTCAGCAA GCTGAAACTGAATGAGAAAGTGTCACTGGAGAAAATCAAATTCCACTGCATGGATCATGATGGCGGGTCCGTTTTTGTATCACCTGTGGACAAGGAGATCTTGCAGGCCCAAAAGAAG GTGGTGGAACACATCGAAAGTGACCTGGGGGTCCAAGTTCAGCGTGTGGCAATCCACAAGATGAAGTATTCTTTCCAGATCTGGTCAGCCATGATGTCGTCCAAAGACAGCAATGGGCAG GATGCACAGCGATTCACAGACTTGCTGGGGGACCATGGGAAACCAGTGTGGCCGCTGTGGGAGCTGATGAAGTGGCTCGTGGGGATGTCTTCTCACACCTTCCCAGCTATTG CCCTAGGGCTGACAGAGAAGCTGATGAACCTCAACCACAGTGGGAATGCCAAGCTGGTGAGCATGGGGAAGAGCctgcaggaggagatggaggcactgctggggcaaGATGGGGTGCTCCTCTACCCCTCACACCCCACCATCGCCCCCAAGCACCACTCCCCCATCTGCATGCCCTTCAACTTTGCCTACACAG CCATCTTCAATGTCCTGGGCCTGCCAGTGACGCAGTGCccactggggctgggcagcGAGGGGCTCCCCCTGGGCATCCAGCTGGTTGCAGCCGCCTACAATGACCACCTGACACTGGCAGTGGCCCAGTACCTGGAGAAGGCCTTCGGAGGATGGGTTTTACCAGGGAAAGTTTAG
- the LOC139678631 gene encoding uncharacterized protein isoform X4, producing MRGTCLSSRCVAAGQGSEPAGLAQDFLVQQRCHLSLHRCGSACAPALATPGCTHRCEVLCTPSLGLTPPARQETPFFLQTERVPCKWSRKEVPCTFGYLKPSTRYCVHTVAADMARERSLEAKQCLVTPTGLAGFPWVLAVLSAFFVLVLLSVAGFCFVQLHIFLKPSETRLPKTLVLLNKELSVAIQMHPLELKEDPLALLLQTVLSSCGPPAAGQASPTVPLFLRGLARDVTNYCANGFSLVCPEGRDPSCTHSQLGCALVSQIPSQLEKDGEAGDGEDVLEELVPVRLTGNSYRGDKESQTPETWLPLHLPLYSKCQCPALGSGSLLPMPTLGRRCSQEDLQESLGTARHGVPLSSVKLPASEEKENGGQLLCALWPLCGGGTEPGDSTVQQGDPEQATLGVPSLCQPLPLLHSILGTAAFSGYEPRPPPGP from the exons ATGAGGGGGACCTGCTTGTCCAGCAGGTGTgtggcagctgggcagggctcagaGCCTGCAGGGCTTGCACAAGATTTCCTGGTGCAGCAAAGATGCCATCTCAGTTTGCACAGGTGTGGGAgtgcctgtgccccagccctggccacaCCTGGCTGCACACACAGGTGTGAGGTGCTCTGCACCCCCAGTCTGGGGCTCACACCCCCAGCAAGGCAGGAGACCCCTTTCTTCCTTCAGACTGAACGG GTGCCCTGCAAATGGAGCAGAAAGGAAGTGCCATGCACCTTCGGGTACCTGAAGCCCAGCACACGGTACTGTGTCCATACTGTGGCAGCTGACATGGCCAGGGAGAGGAGCCTTGAGGCCAAGCAGTGCCTGGTGACCCCGACGGGCCTTGCAG GTTTTCCCTGggtccttgctgtgctgagtGCCTTCTTTGTGCTAGTGCTGCTGAGTGTGGCTGGGTTCTGCTTCGTCCAGCTGCACATCTTCCTCAAGCCCTCAGAGACGCGACTCCCAAAGACACTG gTTCTCCTGAACAAAGAACTCAGTGTGGCCATCCAGATGCATCCCCTTGAGCTCAAGGAGGACCCgctggccctgctcctgcagacTGTGCTCTCCTCCTGTGGGCCAcctgcagctgggcaggcaTCACCCACAGTCCCACTGTTCCTCCGAGGCCTTGCAAGGGACGTGACCAACTACTGTGCCAATGGGTTTAGCCTGGTCTGCCCAGAGGGAAGGGACCCGTCCTGCACCCACAGCCAGCTGGGGTGTGCCTTGGTCTCCCAGATACCATCACAGCTGGAAAAGGATGGAGAGGCAGGTGATGGAGAAGatgtgctggaggagctggtgcCAGTGAGACTGACCGGAAACAGCTACAGAGGTGACAAGGAGAGCCAGACACCTGAGACGTGGCTCCCCCTGCACCTTCCGCTTTATTCCAAATGCCAGTGCCCGGCCCTGGGATCAGGCAGCCTTCTTCCTATGCCCACACTGGGCAGGAGGTGCAGTCAGGAGGACCTGCAGGAGAGCCTTGGCACAGCCAGGCACGGGGTCCCACTCAGCTCTGTGAAGCTGCCAGCCAGTGAGGAGAAGGAGAATGGagggcagctcctctgtgctctctggcccCTGTGTGGTGGTGGGACTGAGCCAGGTGACAGCACTGTGCAGCAAGGAGACCCAGAGCAGGCAACACTGGGTGTCCCCAGCCTCTGCCAGCCACTCCCTTTGCTCCACAGCATCCTGGGGACAGCTGCTTTCTCTGGTTATGAGCCACGTCCCCCACCTGGGCCATAG
- the LOC139678631 gene encoding uncharacterized protein isoform X2, giving the protein MSPALHLLLSLASCSLLQGMLLRPQHVRLEAQNFHVWLRWEPDPSSPSHVTYQVEWRTRTSRWIRTDACRGNSSGSWACELYFDRIHDIYWARVRAVAGGEQSEWASSSELQLYRDTIVGPPKLSWLLQDQILNVNITMPLTPYRRRTGSYKPVDRVLLKLWYWLHLYEGDLLVQQVPCKWSRKEVPCTFGYLKPSTRYCVHTVAADMARERSLEAKQCLVTPTGLAGFPWVLAVLSAFFVLVLLSVAGFCFVQLHIFLKPSETRLPKTLVLLNKELSVAIQMHPLELKEDPLALLLQTVLSSCGPPAAGQASPTVPLFLRGLARDVTNYCANGFSLVCPEGRDPSCTHSQLGCALVSQIPSQLEKDGEAGDGEDVLEELVPVRLTGNSYRGDKESQTPETWLPLHLPLYSKCQCPALGSGSLLPMPTLGRRCSQEDLQESLGTARHGVPLSSVKLPASEEKENGGQLLCALWPLCGGGTEPGDSTVQQGDPEQATLGVPSLCQPLPLLHSILGTAAFSGYEPRPPPGP; this is encoded by the exons atgagccctgccctgcacctgctgctgtccctggccaGCTGCTCCCTTCTCCAGG ggatGCTACTGCGGCCACAGCACGTGAGGCTGGAGGCACAGAATTTCCATGTGTGGCTGCGTTGGGAGCCGGATCCCAGCTCGCCCAGCCATGTCACCTATCAGGTGGAGTGGAGGACACG AACCTCGAGGTGGATCAGGACAGATGCCTGCAGGGGGAACAGCTCTGGCTCTTGGGCGTGTGAGCTGTATTTTGACAGGATCCACGATATCTACTGGGCACGTGTGAGAGCGGTGGCTGGAGGCGAGCAGTCTGAGTGGGCCAGTTCCAGCGAGCTGCAGCTGTACAGAGACA CAATTGTGGGGCCTCCCAAGTTGTCCTGGCTGCTCCAGGATCAAATCCTCAACGTAAACATCACCATGCCACTCACTCCCTATCGGAGAAGAACTGGTTCCTACAAGCCAGTAGACCGAGTGCTGCTGAAACTGTGGTACTGGCTGCACCTGTATGAGGGGGACCTGCTTGTCCAGCAG GTGCCCTGCAAATGGAGCAGAAAGGAAGTGCCATGCACCTTCGGGTACCTGAAGCCCAGCACACGGTACTGTGTCCATACTGTGGCAGCTGACATGGCCAGGGAGAGGAGCCTTGAGGCCAAGCAGTGCCTGGTGACCCCGACGGGCCTTGCAG GTTTTCCCTGggtccttgctgtgctgagtGCCTTCTTTGTGCTAGTGCTGCTGAGTGTGGCTGGGTTCTGCTTCGTCCAGCTGCACATCTTCCTCAAGCCCTCAGAGACGCGACTCCCAAAGACACTG gTTCTCCTGAACAAAGAACTCAGTGTGGCCATCCAGATGCATCCCCTTGAGCTCAAGGAGGACCCgctggccctgctcctgcagacTGTGCTCTCCTCCTGTGGGCCAcctgcagctgggcaggcaTCACCCACAGTCCCACTGTTCCTCCGAGGCCTTGCAAGGGACGTGACCAACTACTGTGCCAATGGGTTTAGCCTGGTCTGCCCAGAGGGAAGGGACCCGTCCTGCACCCACAGCCAGCTGGGGTGTGCCTTGGTCTCCCAGATACCATCACAGCTGGAAAAGGATGGAGAGGCAGGTGATGGAGAAGatgtgctggaggagctggtgcCAGTGAGACTGACCGGAAACAGCTACAGAGGTGACAAGGAGAGCCAGACACCTGAGACGTGGCTCCCCCTGCACCTTCCGCTTTATTCCAAATGCCAGTGCCCGGCCCTGGGATCAGGCAGCCTTCTTCCTATGCCCACACTGGGCAGGAGGTGCAGTCAGGAGGACCTGCAGGAGAGCCTTGGCACAGCCAGGCACGGGGTCCCACTCAGCTCTGTGAAGCTGCCAGCCAGTGAGGAGAAGGAGAATGGagggcagctcctctgtgctctctggcccCTGTGTGGTGGTGGGACTGAGCCAGGTGACAGCACTGTGCAGCAAGGAGACCCAGAGCAGGCAACACTGGGTGTCCCCAGCCTCTGCCAGCCACTCCCTTTGCTCCACAGCATCCTGGGGACAGCTGCTTTCTCTGGTTATGAGCCACGTCCCCCACCTGGGCCATAG
- the LOC139678631 gene encoding uncharacterized protein isoform X5 — MDKLWRNEPCPAPAAVPGQLLPSPGTSRWIRTDACRGNSSGSWACELYFDRIHDIYWARVRAVAGGEQSEWASSSELQLYRDTIVGPPKLSWLLQDQILNVNITMPLTPYRRRTGSYKPVDRVLLKLWYWLHLYEGDLLVQQVPCKWSRKEVPCTFGYLKPSTRYCVHTVAADMARERSLEAKQCLVTPTGLAGFPWVLAVLSAFFVLVLLSVAGFCFVQLHIFLKPSETRLPKTLVLLNKELSVAIQMHPLELKEDPLALLLQTVLSSCGPPAAGQASPTVPLFLRGLARDVTNYCANGFSLVCPEGRDPSCTHSQLGCALVSQIPSQLEKDGEAGDGEDVLEELVPVRLTGNSYRGDKESQTPETWLPLHLPLYSKCQCPALGSGSLLPMPTLGRRCSQEDLQESLGTARHGVPLSSVKLPASEEKENGGQLLCALWPLCGGGTEPGDSTVQQGDPEQATLGVPSLCQPLPLLHSILGTAAFSGYEPRPPPGP; from the exons ATGGACAAGTTGTGGCGGAatgagccctgccctgcacctgctgctgtccctggccaGCTGCTCCCTTCTCCAGG AACCTCGAGGTGGATCAGGACAGATGCCTGCAGGGGGAACAGCTCTGGCTCTTGGGCGTGTGAGCTGTATTTTGACAGGATCCACGATATCTACTGGGCACGTGTGAGAGCGGTGGCTGGAGGCGAGCAGTCTGAGTGGGCCAGTTCCAGCGAGCTGCAGCTGTACAGAGACA CAATTGTGGGGCCTCCCAAGTTGTCCTGGCTGCTCCAGGATCAAATCCTCAACGTAAACATCACCATGCCACTCACTCCCTATCGGAGAAGAACTGGTTCCTACAAGCCAGTAGACCGAGTGCTGCTGAAACTGTGGTACTGGCTGCACCTGTATGAGGGGGACCTGCTTGTCCAGCAG GTGCCCTGCAAATGGAGCAGAAAGGAAGTGCCATGCACCTTCGGGTACCTGAAGCCCAGCACACGGTACTGTGTCCATACTGTGGCAGCTGACATGGCCAGGGAGAGGAGCCTTGAGGCCAAGCAGTGCCTGGTGACCCCGACGGGCCTTGCAG GTTTTCCCTGggtccttgctgtgctgagtGCCTTCTTTGTGCTAGTGCTGCTGAGTGTGGCTGGGTTCTGCTTCGTCCAGCTGCACATCTTCCTCAAGCCCTCAGAGACGCGACTCCCAAAGACACTG gTTCTCCTGAACAAAGAACTCAGTGTGGCCATCCAGATGCATCCCCTTGAGCTCAAGGAGGACCCgctggccctgctcctgcagacTGTGCTCTCCTCCTGTGGGCCAcctgcagctgggcaggcaTCACCCACAGTCCCACTGTTCCTCCGAGGCCTTGCAAGGGACGTGACCAACTACTGTGCCAATGGGTTTAGCCTGGTCTGCCCAGAGGGAAGGGACCCGTCCTGCACCCACAGCCAGCTGGGGTGTGCCTTGGTCTCCCAGATACCATCACAGCTGGAAAAGGATGGAGAGGCAGGTGATGGAGAAGatgtgctggaggagctggtgcCAGTGAGACTGACCGGAAACAGCTACAGAGGTGACAAGGAGAGCCAGACACCTGAGACGTGGCTCCCCCTGCACCTTCCGCTTTATTCCAAATGCCAGTGCCCGGCCCTGGGATCAGGCAGCCTTCTTCCTATGCCCACACTGGGCAGGAGGTGCAGTCAGGAGGACCTGCAGGAGAGCCTTGGCACAGCCAGGCACGGGGTCCCACTCAGCTCTGTGAAGCTGCCAGCCAGTGAGGAGAAGGAGAATGGagggcagctcctctgtgctctctggcccCTGTGTGGTGGTGGGACTGAGCCAGGTGACAGCACTGTGCAGCAAGGAGACCCAGAGCAGGCAACACTGGGTGTCCCCAGCCTCTGCCAGCCACTCCCTTTGCTCCACAGCATCCTGGGGACAGCTGCTTTCTCTGGTTATGAGCCACGTCCCCCACCTGGGCCATAG
- the LOC139678631 gene encoding uncharacterized protein isoform X1, producing the protein MFCSCVFLLVGCSLFQALNAARDSKQVPAACHVCRRQNSSSTPIPHHGHWSGSVAWGQMDKLWRNEPCPAPAAVPGQLLPSPGTSRWIRTDACRGNSSGSWACELYFDRIHDIYWARVRAVAGGEQSEWASSSELQLYRDTIVGPPKLSWLLQDQILNVNITMPLTPYRRRTGSYKPVDRVLLKLWYWLHLYEGDLLVQQVPCKWSRKEVPCTFGYLKPSTRYCVHTVAADMARERSLEAKQCLVTPTGLAGFPWVLAVLSAFFVLVLLSVAGFCFVQLHIFLKPSETRLPKTLVLLNKELSVAIQMHPLELKEDPLALLLQTVLSSCGPPAAGQASPTVPLFLRGLARDVTNYCANGFSLVCPEGRDPSCTHSQLGCALVSQIPSQLEKDGEAGDGEDVLEELVPVRLTGNSYRGDKESQTPETWLPLHLPLYSKCQCPALGSGSLLPMPTLGRRCSQEDLQESLGTARHGVPLSSVKLPASEEKENGGQLLCALWPLCGGGTEPGDSTVQQGDPEQATLGVPSLCQPLPLLHSILGTAAFSGYEPRPPPGP; encoded by the exons ATGTTTTGTAGCTGCGTGTTCCTGCTTGTTGGCTGCTCCTTGTTTCAAGCTCTGAACGCTGCAAGGGACAGCAAACAG GTCCCAGCTGCATGTCATGTCTGCAGGCGGCAGAACAGCTCCAGCACACCTATCCCTCACCACGGCCACTGGAGTGGCAGCGTAGCATGGGGACAGATGGACAAGTTGTGGCGGAatgagccctgccctgcacctgctgctgtccctggccaGCTGCTCCCTTCTCCAGG AACCTCGAGGTGGATCAGGACAGATGCCTGCAGGGGGAACAGCTCTGGCTCTTGGGCGTGTGAGCTGTATTTTGACAGGATCCACGATATCTACTGGGCACGTGTGAGAGCGGTGGCTGGAGGCGAGCAGTCTGAGTGGGCCAGTTCCAGCGAGCTGCAGCTGTACAGAGACA CAATTGTGGGGCCTCCCAAGTTGTCCTGGCTGCTCCAGGATCAAATCCTCAACGTAAACATCACCATGCCACTCACTCCCTATCGGAGAAGAACTGGTTCCTACAAGCCAGTAGACCGAGTGCTGCTGAAACTGTGGTACTGGCTGCACCTGTATGAGGGGGACCTGCTTGTCCAGCAG GTGCCCTGCAAATGGAGCAGAAAGGAAGTGCCATGCACCTTCGGGTACCTGAAGCCCAGCACACGGTACTGTGTCCATACTGTGGCAGCTGACATGGCCAGGGAGAGGAGCCTTGAGGCCAAGCAGTGCCTGGTGACCCCGACGGGCCTTGCAG GTTTTCCCTGggtccttgctgtgctgagtGCCTTCTTTGTGCTAGTGCTGCTGAGTGTGGCTGGGTTCTGCTTCGTCCAGCTGCACATCTTCCTCAAGCCCTCAGAGACGCGACTCCCAAAGACACTG gTTCTCCTGAACAAAGAACTCAGTGTGGCCATCCAGATGCATCCCCTTGAGCTCAAGGAGGACCCgctggccctgctcctgcagacTGTGCTCTCCTCCTGTGGGCCAcctgcagctgggcaggcaTCACCCACAGTCCCACTGTTCCTCCGAGGCCTTGCAAGGGACGTGACCAACTACTGTGCCAATGGGTTTAGCCTGGTCTGCCCAGAGGGAAGGGACCCGTCCTGCACCCACAGCCAGCTGGGGTGTGCCTTGGTCTCCCAGATACCATCACAGCTGGAAAAGGATGGAGAGGCAGGTGATGGAGAAGatgtgctggaggagctggtgcCAGTGAGACTGACCGGAAACAGCTACAGAGGTGACAAGGAGAGCCAGACACCTGAGACGTGGCTCCCCCTGCACCTTCCGCTTTATTCCAAATGCCAGTGCCCGGCCCTGGGATCAGGCAGCCTTCTTCCTATGCCCACACTGGGCAGGAGGTGCAGTCAGGAGGACCTGCAGGAGAGCCTTGGCACAGCCAGGCACGGGGTCCCACTCAGCTCTGTGAAGCTGCCAGCCAGTGAGGAGAAGGAGAATGGagggcagctcctctgtgctctctggcccCTGTGTGGTGGTGGGACTGAGCCAGGTGACAGCACTGTGCAGCAAGGAGACCCAGAGCAGGCAACACTGGGTGTCCCCAGCCTCTGCCAGCCACTCCCTTTGCTCCACAGCATCCTGGGGACAGCTGCTTTCTCTGGTTATGAGCCACGTCCCCCACCTGGGCCATAG
- the LOC139678631 gene encoding uncharacterized protein isoform X3 codes for MFCSCVFLLVGCSLFQALNAARDSKQVPAACHVCRRQNSSSTPIPHHGHWSGSVAWGQMDKLWRNEPCPAPAAVPGQLLPSPGTSRWIRTDACRGNSSGSWACELYFDRIHDIYWARVRAVAGGEQSEWASSSELQLYRDTIVGPPKLSWLLQDQILNVNITMPLTPYRRRTGSYKPVDRVLLKLWYWLHLYEGDLLVQQVPCKWSRKEVPCTFGYLKPSTRYCVHTVAADMARERSLEAKQCLVTPTGLAGFPWVLAVLSAFFVLVLLSVAGFCFVQLHIFLKPSETRLPKTLVLLNKELSVAIQMHPLELKEDPLALLLQTVLSSCGPPAAGQASPTVPLFLRGLARDVTNYCANGFSLVCPEGRDPSCTHSQLGCALVSQIPSQLEKDGEAGDGEDVLEELVPVRLTGNSYRDSAQPCQNSNWKRHWENWGFSWQKIAPAD; via the exons ATGTTTTGTAGCTGCGTGTTCCTGCTTGTTGGCTGCTCCTTGTTTCAAGCTCTGAACGCTGCAAGGGACAGCAAACAG GTCCCAGCTGCATGTCATGTCTGCAGGCGGCAGAACAGCTCCAGCACACCTATCCCTCACCACGGCCACTGGAGTGGCAGCGTAGCATGGGGACAGATGGACAAGTTGTGGCGGAatgagccctgccctgcacctgctgctgtccctggccaGCTGCTCCCTTCTCCAGG AACCTCGAGGTGGATCAGGACAGATGCCTGCAGGGGGAACAGCTCTGGCTCTTGGGCGTGTGAGCTGTATTTTGACAGGATCCACGATATCTACTGGGCACGTGTGAGAGCGGTGGCTGGAGGCGAGCAGTCTGAGTGGGCCAGTTCCAGCGAGCTGCAGCTGTACAGAGACA CAATTGTGGGGCCTCCCAAGTTGTCCTGGCTGCTCCAGGATCAAATCCTCAACGTAAACATCACCATGCCACTCACTCCCTATCGGAGAAGAACTGGTTCCTACAAGCCAGTAGACCGAGTGCTGCTGAAACTGTGGTACTGGCTGCACCTGTATGAGGGGGACCTGCTTGTCCAGCAG GTGCCCTGCAAATGGAGCAGAAAGGAAGTGCCATGCACCTTCGGGTACCTGAAGCCCAGCACACGGTACTGTGTCCATACTGTGGCAGCTGACATGGCCAGGGAGAGGAGCCTTGAGGCCAAGCAGTGCCTGGTGACCCCGACGGGCCTTGCAG GTTTTCCCTGggtccttgctgtgctgagtGCCTTCTTTGTGCTAGTGCTGCTGAGTGTGGCTGGGTTCTGCTTCGTCCAGCTGCACATCTTCCTCAAGCCCTCAGAGACGCGACTCCCAAAGACACTG gTTCTCCTGAACAAAGAACTCAGTGTGGCCATCCAGATGCATCCCCTTGAGCTCAAGGAGGACCCgctggccctgctcctgcagacTGTGCTCTCCTCCTGTGGGCCAcctgcagctgggcaggcaTCACCCACAGTCCCACTGTTCCTCCGAGGCCTTGCAAGGGACGTGACCAACTACTGTGCCAATGGGTTTAGCCTGGTCTGCCCAGAGGGAAGGGACCCGTCCTGCACCCACAGCCAGCTGGGGTGTGCCTTGGTCTCCCAGATACCATCACAGCTGGAAAAGGATGGAGAGGCAGGTGATGGAGAAGatgtgctggaggagctggtgcCAGTGAGACTGACCGGAAACAGCTACAGAG actcagcacagccctgccagaaCAGCAATTGGAAAAGACACTGGGAAAACTGGGGGTTTTCCTGGCAGAAAATTGCACCTGCAGACTGA